One genomic region from Arthrobacter sp. FB24 encodes:
- a CDS encoding PH domain-containing protein, whose amino-acid sequence MSSVPHAGNVEVFKARTNKWFAWLSWLVAALGLAVTAAAGGPAALLGTGPLLLIGFLGWLLFWMPAVVIHDGGITLENPFRSVEVPWSALVNVDTRYALTLVTPARNYVSWAAPAPGIWGGRNARPEDLKGLPSATYGPGKSVRPGDLKTTDSGQAARLVRGRWEELVETGALDAGKAESTAVRVTFRWTAVAATAVLLAASYWGVAVP is encoded by the coding sequence ATGAGCAGTGTGCCGCACGCCGGAAATGTTGAAGTCTTCAAAGCCCGCACCAACAAGTGGTTCGCCTGGCTGTCCTGGCTGGTCGCAGCACTTGGCCTTGCAGTGACTGCGGCGGCCGGAGGGCCGGCCGCGCTTCTGGGCACAGGCCCGCTGCTGCTGATCGGCTTTCTGGGCTGGCTGCTGTTCTGGATGCCCGCTGTGGTGATTCACGACGGCGGCATCACGCTGGAGAATCCGTTCCGCTCCGTTGAAGTCCCATGGAGCGCGCTCGTGAACGTCGACACCCGGTACGCACTGACGCTGGTCACGCCCGCACGGAACTATGTCTCGTGGGCTGCGCCTGCTCCGGGCATCTGGGGCGGGCGCAACGCCCGTCCCGAGGATCTCAAGGGTCTTCCTTCCGCGACCTACGGACCGGGAAAGTCCGTGCGTCCCGGGGACCTGAAGACCACCGATTCCGGCCAGGCAGCCCGGCTGGTTCGCGGGCGCTGGGAAGAGCTGGTCGAGACGGGCGCCCTGGATGCGGGAAAGGCCGAATCGACGGCTGTCAGGGTGACCTTCCGCTGGACGGCCGTAGCCGCCACTGCCGTGCTCCTGGCGGCCAGCTACTGGGGCGTGGCAGTTCCGTAG
- a CDS encoding ABC transporter permease codes for MVTYIVRRLITAALILLGASFLVYLLTASSGDPLEEFRASSAPNKQQLMDSRSQLLDLDTPAPLRYFKWLSGAARCLVPFGSSCDLGKNIAGQPITDALGFALVQTLTLVTGATILAILIGIALGIITALRQYSALDYGVTFMAFLFFSLPIFWVAVLLKEYGAIGFNDFLRNPEIPLPVALGIGAVAGLIVAVAVGGAARRRIVSGGTVFLAVSLILVYFSVVQWFRNPGLGPVVIAIAGVGLAFAVTLLVAGLKNRKALQASLIVVALGVVAYFAVQPLLNQATAIMIVLLGIATIGVGVAVGYLMGGYDRGQSMRAAGITSFLVGGLVLMDRFMQAWPSYFSNSRVRGRPIATIGAGTPNIQGDFWILTLDTFTHLILPTMALILVSLASYTRFTRSSMLEIMNMDYIRTARAKGLSERSVVMGHAFRNALIPIATIVAFDIGALIGGAVITETVFSVRGMGFLFLDGIMHTDPNPVMGVFVCVAVTAMVFNLIADLAYSALDPRVRIKA; via the coding sequence ATGGTGACGTACATCGTCCGGCGACTGATTACGGCCGCACTCATACTTCTCGGGGCATCATTCCTCGTGTATCTCCTGACAGCGTCGTCAGGGGATCCGCTGGAGGAGTTCCGCGCCAGCAGCGCTCCGAACAAACAACAGCTCATGGACTCGCGCAGCCAACTCCTTGACCTGGATACCCCGGCACCCCTCAGGTACTTCAAATGGCTCAGCGGAGCAGCCAGGTGCCTGGTCCCTTTCGGCAGCTCCTGCGACCTTGGAAAGAACATCGCCGGACAGCCGATTACCGATGCGCTCGGATTTGCGCTGGTGCAAACCCTGACACTTGTCACCGGCGCCACGATTCTGGCAATCCTTATCGGCATTGCCCTGGGCATCATCACGGCGCTTCGGCAGTACAGTGCACTGGACTACGGCGTGACGTTCATGGCCTTCCTCTTCTTCTCGCTCCCTATTTTCTGGGTTGCGGTGCTGTTGAAGGAATACGGGGCCATCGGCTTCAACGACTTTCTCCGCAATCCTGAGATTCCGCTCCCGGTGGCACTCGGGATCGGTGCCGTCGCCGGCCTGATCGTTGCCGTTGCCGTCGGCGGGGCCGCCCGCCGCCGCATCGTTTCAGGCGGTACCGTGTTCCTCGCGGTCAGCCTCATCCTGGTCTATTTCTCCGTTGTCCAATGGTTCCGGAACCCCGGTCTTGGACCAGTGGTCATAGCGATTGCCGGGGTGGGCCTGGCGTTCGCCGTCACCCTCCTGGTAGCGGGGCTCAAGAACCGGAAGGCCCTGCAGGCGTCGCTGATCGTTGTGGCACTTGGAGTGGTGGCCTACTTCGCGGTCCAGCCGCTCCTGAACCAGGCGACGGCCATCATGATCGTCCTGCTGGGAATCGCGACAATCGGCGTGGGCGTAGCCGTGGGCTACCTGATGGGCGGCTACGACCGGGGCCAGTCAATGCGCGCCGCCGGCATCACTTCCTTCCTGGTGGGCGGTCTGGTGCTCATGGACCGCTTCATGCAGGCCTGGCCCAGCTACTTCAGCAACAGCAGGGTCCGGGGCAGGCCGATCGCCACCATCGGTGCAGGCACCCCCAACATTCAGGGCGACTTCTGGATCCTGACACTGGACACCTTCACCCACCTGATTCTTCCGACCATGGCCCTCATCCTCGTTTCGCTGGCAAGCTACACGCGGTTCACCCGGTCGTCCATGCTGGAGATCATGAACATGGACTACATCAGGACAGCCCGTGCCAAGGGCCTCTCCGAAAGGTCCGTGGTGATGGGGCACGCGTTCCGCAACGCACTGATTCCCATTGCCACCATCGTTGCTTTTGATATCGGGGCGCTCATTGGCGGGGCCGTCATCACGGAGACCGTGTTCTCCGTCCGGGGCATGGGGTTCCTCTTCCTGGACGGCATCATGCATACGGACCCCAACCCCGTCATGGGCGTATTCGTTTGCGTGGCAGTGACCGCGATGGTGTTCAACCTGATCGCAGACCTTGCGTATTCCGCACTCGATCCCCGCGTAAGGATTAAGGCATGA
- a CDS encoding ABC transporter family substrate-binding protein codes for MRLGRISKAIGVAAAAALALSACAGNSGGTTPSSATAGKQGGSATVVEVNAFNTFNPNTADGNTDINSKISYATHSGFYYIDNQLNVVRNEKFGKMEKTSDDPLTVKYTINEGVKWSDGTPVTAADLLLQWAAFSGYYDDADSEAKTGTSYFSYAGDPTGLKLTDFPELGDGNRSMTIKYSKPFADWETILGGPGIDIAAHVLAKKAGLADAKALVDYLKEKPKGDPKAPKPADEKLKAMADLWNTGFDTKTLPSDPSLFLSNGPYIVKSVTQDQSLTMVRNKDYNWGPEASLDEITVRYIGSAPAQVQALKNGEADIIAPQASADTIEQLKALESQGVTVEQGNQLSYDHIDLNYSGPLAEKSVREAFMKTVPRKDIVDKIVKKLDPEAKPLDSQLFVPAQAAYADSVKNNGSSAYQDVDIDGAKALLAGKTPEIRIMYNKDNPNRVDAFSLIRESATKAGFKIVDGGLGKSDWGKALGDGSYDATIFGWINPGVGVSGVPQIFRTGNGSNFNQFSDPEADKLMDELIVTTDRSKQDELSKEIDKKIWESAYGLPLFQSVGVDAYSDRITGVKFMPNQTGVWWNFWEWAEK; via the coding sequence ATGCGCTTAGGTCGTATTTCCAAAGCGATAGGCGTCGCGGCTGCTGCTGCGCTAGCTCTCAGCGCCTGCGCCGGCAACAGCGGCGGGACAACCCCGTCAAGCGCTACTGCCGGCAAACAGGGTGGTTCAGCCACTGTGGTTGAAGTGAACGCGTTCAACACTTTCAACCCCAACACTGCCGACGGCAACACTGACATCAACTCGAAGATCAGCTACGCCACCCACTCGGGTTTCTACTACATCGATAACCAGCTGAACGTTGTTCGCAACGAAAAGTTCGGCAAGATGGAAAAGACTTCCGATGACCCCCTGACGGTGAAGTACACCATCAACGAGGGAGTCAAATGGTCCGACGGCACTCCGGTGACGGCAGCCGACCTCCTGCTGCAGTGGGCTGCTTTCTCGGGTTACTACGACGATGCCGACTCGGAAGCGAAGACCGGCACGTCCTACTTCTCCTACGCGGGTGATCCCACCGGACTCAAGCTCACTGACTTCCCGGAGCTGGGCGACGGCAACCGTTCCATGACCATCAAGTACTCCAAGCCTTTCGCCGACTGGGAAACCATCCTTGGCGGTCCCGGGATCGACATCGCAGCCCACGTCCTGGCCAAGAAAGCCGGACTGGCCGACGCCAAGGCGCTGGTGGACTACCTTAAGGAAAAGCCGAAGGGCGATCCGAAGGCCCCGAAGCCGGCCGATGAGAAGCTGAAGGCCATGGCGGATCTTTGGAACACCGGTTTTGACACCAAGACCCTGCCGTCCGATCCGAGCCTCTTCCTCTCCAACGGCCCGTACATCGTCAAGAGCGTCACCCAGGACCAGTCCCTGACCATGGTCCGCAACAAGGACTACAACTGGGGCCCGGAGGCCAGCCTGGACGAAATCACGGTCCGCTACATCGGTTCCGCTCCGGCGCAGGTGCAGGCACTCAAGAACGGCGAAGCGGACATCATTGCGCCGCAGGCCTCGGCAGATACCATCGAGCAGCTCAAGGCGCTTGAAAGCCAGGGAGTCACCGTGGAACAGGGCAACCAGCTCTCCTACGACCACATCGACCTGAACTACTCGGGTCCGCTGGCCGAAAAGAGCGTCCGTGAGGCGTTCATGAAGACCGTTCCGCGCAAGGACATTGTGGACAAGATCGTGAAGAAGCTTGACCCGGAGGCCAAGCCGCTGGACTCGCAGCTATTCGTTCCGGCCCAGGCGGCCTACGCTGATTCGGTCAAGAACAACGGTTCTTCCGCTTACCAGGACGTGGACATCGACGGTGCCAAGGCGCTCCTCGCCGGCAAGACGCCTGAGATCCGCATCATGTACAACAAGGACAACCCCAACCGCGTTGACGCTTTCTCCCTGATCCGCGAGTCGGCCACCAAGGCTGGCTTCAAGATCGTTGACGGCGGCCTGGGCAAGTCTGACTGGGGCAAGGCCCTCGGCGACGGCAGCTACGACGCCACCATCTTCGGCTGGATCAACCCCGGTGTCGGCGTTTCCGGCGTCCCGCAGATCTTCCGCACCGGCAACGGATCCAACTTCAACCAGTTCAGCGATCCGGAAGCCGACAAGCTGATGGACGAGCTGATCGTCACCACGGACCGCAGCAAGCAGGATGAGCTGAGCAAGGAGATTGACAAGAAGATCTGGGAATCCGCTTACGGCCTTCCGCTCTTCCAGTCCGTCGGAGTGGACGCCTACAGCGACCGGATCACGGGCGTGAAGTTCATGCCGAACCAGACCGGTGTTTGGTGGAACTTCTGGGAGTGGGCTGAGAAGTAA
- the ychF gene encoding redox-regulated ATPase YchF, with the protein MALTIGIVGLPNVGKSTLFNALTRNQVLAANYPFATIEPNVGVVNLPDPRLAKLAAVFGSQRLLPAPVSFVDIAGIVKGASEGEGLGNKFLANIREAEAIAQVVRVFDDPDVIHVDGKVDPRSDMETINTELILADLQTIENAIPRIEKEVKIKKREAAELAAIKAAQAVLERGDTIFSSVKSDKLEMEHLKELSLLTAKPFIYVFNADEGILGNPEKQEELRAMVAPADAVFLDAKLESDLVELDEEEAREMLEMNGQDESGLDQLARVGFHTLGLQTYLTAGPKETRAWTIHQGDTAPQAAGVIHSDFQRGFIKAEVVSFDDLMEAGSMAEAKARGKVRIEGKEYVMADGDVVEFRFNV; encoded by the coding sequence GTGGCTCTTACTATTGGCATCGTCGGACTGCCCAACGTCGGCAAATCAACTCTTTTCAACGCACTGACCCGCAACCAGGTGCTCGCGGCGAACTACCCGTTCGCCACGATCGAGCCGAACGTCGGTGTGGTCAACCTGCCGGACCCGCGGCTCGCAAAGCTGGCCGCCGTCTTCGGATCCCAGCGCCTATTGCCCGCTCCGGTGTCGTTCGTCGACATCGCCGGGATCGTCAAGGGTGCGTCGGAGGGCGAAGGCCTGGGCAACAAGTTCCTCGCCAACATCCGTGAGGCCGAGGCCATTGCCCAGGTTGTCCGCGTGTTCGATGATCCCGACGTCATCCACGTCGACGGCAAGGTGGATCCCCGCTCGGACATGGAGACGATCAACACCGAACTGATCCTGGCCGACCTTCAGACCATCGAAAATGCCATTCCGCGGATCGAAAAAGAAGTCAAGATCAAGAAGCGCGAAGCCGCCGAGCTTGCTGCCATTAAGGCGGCGCAGGCCGTACTCGAACGAGGCGACACGATCTTCTCATCGGTCAAGAGCGACAAACTCGAGATGGAACACCTCAAGGAGCTCAGCCTCCTGACCGCCAAGCCCTTCATCTACGTCTTCAATGCTGACGAAGGAATCCTCGGCAACCCCGAGAAGCAGGAAGAACTGCGGGCCATGGTTGCCCCGGCGGACGCCGTCTTCCTCGACGCAAAGCTGGAATCCGACCTCGTGGAACTGGATGAGGAAGAAGCCCGCGAGATGCTGGAAATGAACGGCCAGGACGAATCGGGCCTTGACCAGCTGGCGCGCGTCGGCTTCCACACCCTCGGGCTGCAGACCTACCTGACGGCAGGACCCAAAGAGACACGCGCCTGGACCATCCACCAGGGCGACACGGCACCGCAAGCCGCCGGTGTGATCCACTCCGACTTCCAGCGCGGCTTCATCAAGGCCGAAGTCGTCTCCTTCGACGACCTCATGGAGGCCGGTTCCATGGCCGAGGCAAAGGCCCGCGGCAAAGTCCGCATCGAAGGCAAGGAATATGTCATGGCCGACGGCGACGTGGTTGAATTTAGGTTCAATGTGTAG
- a CDS encoding nicotinate phosphoribosyltransferase: MDTSAGPDGSRTSLFTDHYELTMFQAALQSGAAHRRSVFQAFARGLPAGRRYGIVAGTGRLLEGIVDFRFNQDDLDFLAGTGVVNQDTLEHLSAFRFSGDIWGYPEGEAYFPHSPVLIVESTFAEACVLETYVLSVLNHDSAIASAASRMTSAAGGRPCIEMGSRRTHEEAAAAAARAAVIAGFSGTSNLAAGRRYGLQTVGTAAHSFTLVHDSERDAFAAQLASLGASTTLLVDTYDVEAAVRTAVDLAGDKLGAIRLDSGDLVAQARWVRELLDSLGNVHTRIVVTSDLDEFSVAALRAAPADSYGIGTSLVTGSGAPTAGMVYKLVSRAGDSGGLVAVAKTSKDKINVGGRKFAVRRLDDRGTATHEVLGVEHPPAVGKNGRPLLQQFMMDGELLPGWTGPDAVRRARERHTASMAELPRVVDRLQPGEPAIPTIYE; the protein is encoded by the coding sequence ATGGACACTTCGGCCGGACCGGACGGATCCCGGACCTCACTGTTTACTGATCACTATGAGCTGACCATGTTCCAGGCGGCGCTCCAATCCGGGGCCGCACACCGCCGGTCCGTCTTCCAGGCCTTTGCCCGCGGGCTCCCTGCCGGGCGCCGGTACGGGATCGTGGCCGGCACCGGCCGACTCCTTGAAGGCATCGTGGACTTCCGCTTTAACCAGGACGACCTCGATTTCCTGGCCGGCACCGGTGTGGTTAATCAGGACACGCTGGAACACCTGTCCGCCTTCCGGTTCTCCGGTGACATCTGGGGCTACCCGGAGGGCGAGGCCTACTTTCCGCACTCCCCCGTCTTGATCGTGGAATCGACCTTCGCCGAGGCCTGCGTCCTGGAGACCTACGTCCTGTCGGTGCTGAACCACGACAGCGCCATCGCCTCGGCCGCGTCCCGAATGACCAGTGCCGCCGGCGGCAGGCCCTGCATTGAGATGGGTTCCCGCCGCACGCATGAGGAAGCCGCCGCGGCGGCGGCCCGCGCGGCCGTGATCGCGGGCTTTTCCGGCACGTCCAACCTGGCCGCCGGCCGGCGCTACGGCCTTCAGACCGTCGGCACCGCGGCCCACTCCTTCACGCTGGTCCACGACTCCGAGCGCGACGCCTTCGCGGCGCAACTTGCCTCGCTGGGGGCAAGCACCACACTGCTCGTGGACACGTACGACGTCGAAGCGGCTGTCCGCACCGCCGTCGACCTCGCCGGCGACAAGCTCGGGGCCATCCGGCTCGACTCTGGAGACCTCGTGGCGCAGGCACGCTGGGTCCGCGAACTTCTGGACAGCCTTGGCAATGTGCACACCAGGATCGTGGTGACCTCGGACCTGGACGAGTTCTCCGTCGCCGCGCTCCGGGCAGCGCCGGCGGATTCCTACGGGATCGGCACGTCGCTGGTGACGGGTTCCGGGGCGCCCACCGCCGGCATGGTCTACAAGCTGGTGAGCCGGGCCGGCGACTCCGGCGGGCTCGTTGCCGTCGCCAAGACTTCGAAGGACAAGATCAACGTGGGCGGCCGCAAGTTCGCGGTGCGCCGCCTGGATGACCGCGGCACGGCCACCCATGAGGTCCTGGGCGTGGAGCATCCCCCAGCGGTCGGCAAGAACGGCCGACCGCTCCTGCAGCAATTCATGATGGACGGCGAACTCCTGCCCGGCTGGACCGGGCCGGACGCGGTGAGGCGGGCGCGGGAGCGGCACACGGCCTCCATGGCGGAGTTGCCCCGGGTCGTGGACCGGCTGCAGCCCGGCGAACCGGCCATCCCGACCATCTACGAGTGA
- a CDS encoding ABC transporter permease, whose protein sequence is MSQPTQQEEFLAEHSHPRPPGASLEPDAKGLSQGQIVRKRFLGHSGAIAGLFIFAIIFLMAFTSVGWAGIPGWWKYNHLDVSPLVNDGVPTASLWPPAWGEHPFGQDRIGRDLFAMTMRGAQQSIIIMLLIGTIAGLLGTVVGGLSGYFRGWVEAVLMRITDVIIIIPVLLLAAVVAQSVNRRDQGGWFSGFAASNGILILGIFLGLVSWVGLARLMRGEFLTLREREFVDAARISGASNSRIIFKHILPNAIGVLIVNVTLTMSAAILLETALSYLGVGVKSPDTSLGLLISQNQEAFATRPWLFWFPGLFIVLICLSINFIGDGLRDAFDPRQKKFNAKKAKDVKPAGAPNAPAAAADGSAGD, encoded by the coding sequence ATGAGCCAGCCAACCCAGCAGGAAGAATTCCTCGCCGAGCACTCACACCCCAGGCCGCCTGGTGCGTCCCTGGAGCCGGACGCGAAGGGGCTCAGCCAGGGACAAATAGTCCGTAAGCGGTTCCTGGGCCACAGCGGAGCCATCGCGGGCCTGTTCATTTTTGCCATCATCTTCCTGATGGCGTTCACGTCAGTGGGCTGGGCCGGGATTCCGGGCTGGTGGAAATACAACCACCTGGATGTCTCACCACTCGTCAATGACGGCGTTCCGACCGCGTCCCTGTGGCCGCCGGCCTGGGGCGAACACCCGTTCGGCCAGGACCGGATCGGACGCGACCTCTTCGCCATGACCATGCGTGGAGCCCAGCAGTCCATCATCATCATGCTCCTCATCGGGACCATCGCCGGCCTGCTCGGCACCGTGGTGGGTGGCCTGTCGGGCTATTTCCGCGGGTGGGTCGAGGCCGTGCTGATGCGGATCACCGATGTCATCATTATCATCCCCGTGCTGCTGCTCGCCGCGGTTGTCGCCCAGAGCGTCAACCGCCGGGACCAGGGAGGCTGGTTCTCGGGTTTCGCGGCCAGCAACGGAATCCTGATCCTGGGAATCTTCCTGGGCCTCGTCAGCTGGGTTGGCCTCGCCCGGCTGATGCGCGGGGAGTTCCTCACCCTGCGTGAACGGGAGTTTGTCGATGCGGCACGCATCTCGGGAGCCAGCAATTCACGGATCATCTTCAAGCACATCCTGCCCAATGCCATCGGTGTGCTGATCGTTAACGTGACCCTGACCATGTCCGCTGCCATCCTGCTGGAAACAGCCCTGAGCTACCTCGGCGTCGGTGTGAAATCACCGGACACTTCACTGGGCCTGCTTATCTCACAAAATCAGGAAGCATTTGCCACCCGGCCATGGCTGTTCTGGTTCCCAGGCCTCTTCATTGTCCTGATCTGCCTCAGCATCAACTTCATTGGCGACGGACTTCGCGATGCGTTCGATCCGAGGCAGAAGAAGTTCAACGCCAAGAAGGCCAAGGACGTGAAGCCTGCTGGGGCGCCGAATGCCCCGGCTGCAGCAGCCGACGGGTCAGCGGGCGACTGA
- a CDS encoding 4-hydroxy-3-methylbut-2-enyl diphosphate reductase: MTTSAVSIPMPSIPRRRRSPEDVLAAAPVPGPKKVLLAAPRGYCAGVDRAVIAVEKALEHYGPPVYVRKQIVHNVHVVSSLEEKGAIFVDETDEVPEGALVIFSAHGVSPAVVQSAEDRGLRTIDATCPLVTKVHREAVRFAKDDFDILLIGHDGHEEVEGTAGEAPEHIQIINGPHEVDKVTVRDPEKVIWLSQTTLSVDETMETVRLLKERFPTLQDPPSDDICYATTNRQVAIKKISPQADLVIVVGSANSSNSVRLVEVALEYGAKASYRVDFANEVDEAWFEGVATVGVTSGASVPEVLVKDVLRLLADYGYGTVEEVVTAEEDLLFSLPKELRATLKKSGDVTRALGGRGARA, translated from the coding sequence ATGACCACCTCAGCTGTCTCCATCCCCATGCCGTCAATTCCACGCAGGCGCCGATCGCCTGAGGACGTGCTGGCTGCGGCCCCGGTGCCCGGACCCAAAAAAGTGCTTCTCGCAGCTCCGCGCGGCTACTGCGCCGGAGTTGACCGGGCAGTCATTGCAGTTGAGAAGGCACTGGAACACTATGGTCCGCCCGTGTACGTCCGTAAGCAGATCGTTCACAACGTTCACGTCGTGAGCTCGCTTGAGGAGAAGGGCGCCATCTTCGTTGATGAGACCGATGAGGTCCCCGAAGGTGCGCTGGTCATCTTTTCGGCCCACGGGGTATCGCCCGCAGTGGTGCAGTCGGCAGAAGACCGTGGCCTGCGGACCATTGATGCTACCTGTCCGCTGGTCACCAAGGTCCACCGGGAAGCCGTCCGATTCGCCAAGGACGACTTTGACATCCTCCTCATCGGCCACGACGGCCACGAGGAAGTTGAGGGCACGGCCGGTGAAGCTCCTGAGCACATCCAGATCATCAACGGACCGCACGAAGTGGATAAGGTGACGGTCAGGGATCCTGAAAAGGTCATCTGGCTGTCGCAGACCACACTGAGCGTGGATGAAACGATGGAAACAGTCCGGCTGCTGAAGGAACGCTTCCCGACGCTGCAGGACCCGCCCAGCGACGACATCTGCTACGCCACCACCAACCGCCAGGTGGCTATTAAGAAGATCTCCCCGCAGGCCGACCTGGTCATCGTGGTGGGTTCGGCCAATTCCTCCAACTCCGTCCGGCTCGTGGAAGTTGCACTGGAATACGGTGCCAAGGCGTCCTACCGCGTCGACTTCGCCAACGAAGTGGATGAGGCCTGGTTCGAGGGCGTCGCCACGGTTGGCGTCACCTCCGGCGCATCGGTTCCGGAGGTGCTGGTCAAGGATGTGCTCCGGCTCCTTGCGGACTACGGCTACGGCACCGTGGAGGAAGTGGTCACAGCGGAGGAAGACCTGCTCTTCTCCTTGCCCAAGGAGCTTCGCGCAACGCTCAAGAAGTCCGGCGACGTGACCCGCGCCCTCGGCGGACGAGGCGCGCGGGCCTGA
- a CDS encoding DNA recombination protein RmuC produces the protein MDAFALILALLMLILGAVIGAACTYVVFRRRSVALEQDFDGVSARLSEVSAQFAAADAERRLLSAQNRELGESRNQDGSVLRALAPVAEKLTAVQQQVSLLERDRLEQYGQLAQQLQEARLSDQQLLRSTHALESALRSNSARGQWGEVQLRRVVEAAGMLRHVDFHEQQHSAGAGNAVRPDLVVQLPGGKQLVVDAKVPLASYLEAQDLGSSAGQQQTGPALTGQNALLAAHAKALKSHVDALSTKKYWDIPGNSPELVICFLPAESILAAALAADPALLDYALNKNVVLASPGTLLAVLKSVAFTWRQDVLTDSARELFELARQLYERMGTLGENVTKLGSSLKTSVDRYNSMVGTLEARVLPTARKLNALEAEGLTTPPPIEVTPRSVAAPELQSEESAA, from the coding sequence ATGGACGCTTTTGCACTGATACTTGCCCTGCTGATGCTGATTCTCGGCGCCGTGATTGGCGCGGCCTGCACCTACGTGGTGTTCCGGCGGCGCAGCGTGGCCCTGGAGCAGGACTTCGACGGCGTTTCGGCGCGTCTCTCGGAGGTCAGCGCCCAGTTCGCGGCGGCCGACGCCGAGCGGCGCCTTTTGTCAGCGCAGAACCGGGAGCTGGGCGAGTCACGCAACCAGGACGGCAGCGTCCTCCGCGCCCTGGCGCCGGTGGCAGAAAAACTTACGGCGGTGCAGCAGCAGGTGTCCCTGCTTGAACGTGACCGGCTGGAGCAATACGGGCAGCTGGCACAGCAGCTGCAGGAGGCCCGCCTCTCCGACCAACAGCTTCTTCGCTCAACCCACGCCCTTGAATCCGCCCTGCGCTCCAACAGCGCCCGCGGTCAGTGGGGCGAAGTCCAGCTCCGCCGCGTCGTGGAAGCCGCAGGCATGCTCCGCCATGTGGACTTCCACGAGCAGCAGCACAGCGCCGGTGCGGGGAACGCCGTCCGGCCCGACCTCGTGGTCCAGCTTCCGGGCGGGAAGCAGCTTGTGGTGGACGCCAAGGTGCCCCTGGCGTCGTACTTGGAGGCCCAGGACCTGGGCTCCTCGGCGGGGCAACAGCAGACCGGGCCGGCGCTCACCGGCCAGAACGCGCTGCTGGCGGCACACGCCAAGGCGTTGAAATCACACGTGGACGCCCTGAGCACCAAGAAGTACTGGGACATTCCGGGCAACTCGCCGGAACTCGTGATCTGCTTCCTGCCGGCGGAATCCATCCTGGCAGCCGCGCTTGCGGCGGATCCCGCCCTCTTGGACTACGCCCTGAACAAGAACGTGGTGCTCGCGTCCCCCGGCACCCTCCTGGCCGTCCTGAAGTCAGTGGCGTTCACCTGGCGCCAGGATGTCCTGACAGACAGTGCCCGCGAGCTCTTCGAGCTGGCACGGCAGCTCTACGAGCGGATGGGAACGCTCGGTGAAAACGTCACCAAGCTAGGGTCCTCGCTGAAGACTTCCGTTGACCGCTACAACTCCATGGTCGGAACGCTCGAAGCCCGTGTCCTCCCCACCGCACGGAAACTCAACGCCCTCGAGGCCGAAGGACTGACGACGCCGCCTCCGATCGAGGTGACTCCCCGCTCCGTGGCAGCACCGGAACTCCAGTCGGAGGAGTCCGCCGCCTAG